Proteins encoded by one window of Gordonia jinghuaiqii:
- a CDS encoding LLM class flavin-dependent oxidoreductase gives MSAQQSPRPLHFAAFVMNTTSHIVQGTWRRPTARQTDFNDLDHWVNLAKTLERGRFDAIFFADVVGLYAPYRGDERKYFEAGLQVPSNDPSVLASAIAYATEHLGIAFTASILQEHPFNFARRISTLDHASKGRIAWNIVTNYLPNASRNFGLDGLTAHDERYAWADEYVDVAYKLWEGSWDDDALVQDRERGIHADYDKVHRINHKGERYQVEGPHLVSPSPQRTPFLFQAGASEAGRNFAAKNAEAVFLGTPNREAALRDTSDIRRRAVAIGRRANDLKFFQGLYVVPTSTEAEAARVAAELDEWIDHDGHLAHMSGSIGIDFGHDDLDTPVGEIETEGVQSAVGWIRDLVKDRPATLRDVAHHTATSLRIVGTPEKIADELAAWQASGIDGINLMNYEIPGSYEEFVDHVNPTLRDRGLIQSEYSEGTLRQKIFGEGARLPERHHATRYRGAFGADAPERSIAERSIAEPSLHEPSLTGAQI, from the coding sequence GTGTCTGCGCAACAATCGCCCCGCCCCTTGCACTTCGCCGCCTTCGTGATGAACACGACGAGCCACATCGTCCAGGGGACATGGCGGCGTCCCACAGCTCGCCAGACGGACTTCAACGACCTCGACCACTGGGTGAATCTCGCCAAGACGTTGGAGCGCGGCAGGTTCGATGCGATCTTCTTCGCCGACGTCGTCGGGCTCTATGCGCCCTACCGAGGGGACGAGCGCAAGTACTTCGAGGCGGGTCTGCAGGTTCCGAGCAACGACCCCAGTGTTCTTGCCAGCGCCATCGCATATGCCACAGAGCATCTCGGCATCGCGTTCACCGCGAGCATCCTGCAGGAGCACCCGTTCAACTTCGCCCGCCGGATCTCGACGCTCGACCATGCGTCCAAGGGGCGCATCGCCTGGAACATCGTCACCAACTATCTGCCGAATGCCAGCCGAAACTTCGGCCTCGACGGACTCACCGCGCATGACGAGCGATACGCGTGGGCCGATGAGTACGTCGACGTCGCCTACAAACTGTGGGAGGGCAGCTGGGACGACGACGCGCTGGTGCAGGACCGTGAGCGGGGAATCCACGCCGACTACGACAAGGTCCACCGCATCAACCACAAGGGCGAGCGGTACCAGGTGGAGGGCCCGCACCTGGTGTCCCCGAGCCCGCAGCGCACGCCGTTCCTGTTCCAGGCGGGTGCCTCCGAGGCCGGCCGCAACTTCGCGGCGAAGAACGCCGAAGCGGTGTTCCTCGGAACGCCGAACCGTGAAGCCGCACTCCGGGACACCTCGGACATCCGCCGACGTGCGGTGGCGATCGGGCGCCGAGCGAACGACCTGAAGTTCTTCCAGGGGCTCTACGTCGTGCCCACCTCGACCGAGGCCGAAGCGGCGCGCGTCGCCGCCGAACTCGACGAATGGATCGACCACGACGGGCATCTCGCACACATGTCGGGTTCCATCGGCATCGACTTCGGGCACGACGACCTCGACACCCCGGTCGGTGAGATCGAGACCGAAGGCGTGCAGTCCGCCGTCGGCTGGATCCGTGACCTCGTCAAGGACCGCCCGGCCACGCTGCGCGACGTCGCACACCACACCGCGACAAGCCTTCGCATCGTAGGGACCCCGGAGAAGATCGCCGACGAACTCGCCGCGTGGCAGGCGAGCGGAATCGACGGCATCAACCTGATGAACTACGAGATCCCCGGCTCATACGAGGAATTCGTCGACCACGTCAACCCGACCCTGCGCGACCGTGGGCTCATCCAGAGCGAGTACTCCGAGGGCACGCTTCGCCAAAAGATCTTCGGTGAGGGAGCACGTCTGCCGGAGCGCCACCATGCGACGCGATACCGCGGCGCCTTCGGCGCGGACGCCCCCGAACGGTCGATCGCCGAACGGTCGATCGCCGAGCCGTCGCTGCACGAGCCGTCGCTCACCGGAGCCCAGATCTGA
- a CDS encoding segregation and condensation protein A, with translation MTLGTGEESPASGAGTAVEDTDAVAAVPAESAVEAGFRVKLRNFEGPFDLLLNLITQHRLDVTEVALHVVTDDFIAYTRELGPEMGLDATTEFLVVAATLLDLKAARLLPSGEVDDPEDLALLEARDLLFARLLQYRAYKQVAALFGELEAAALQRYPRAVSLEKRFEDLLPEVTLGVDADGFAQVAAAGLTPRPVPTVGLDHLHDVQKVSVPGQARRMAALLSATPGRWLSFRELTADCENGLEIIGSFLGLLELFREQAITFEQPEALGDLAVMWTGEREDTELRIDKAEDYG, from the coding sequence GTGACGCTCGGCACCGGCGAGGAGTCACCCGCGTCAGGCGCGGGGACCGCGGTGGAGGACACGGACGCCGTCGCGGCGGTACCGGCGGAATCCGCGGTCGAGGCGGGCTTCCGCGTCAAACTGCGCAACTTCGAGGGCCCGTTCGACCTGCTGCTGAACCTCATCACCCAGCACCGTCTCGACGTGACCGAAGTGGCGTTGCACGTGGTGACCGACGACTTCATCGCCTACACGCGCGAGCTCGGACCGGAGATGGGCCTCGATGCGACCACCGAGTTCCTGGTCGTCGCGGCGACGCTGCTCGATCTGAAGGCGGCGCGGCTGCTGCCGTCGGGCGAGGTCGACGACCCCGAGGACCTCGCACTGCTCGAGGCGCGCGACCTGCTGTTCGCCCGGCTGCTGCAGTACCGCGCCTACAAACAGGTGGCGGCTCTCTTCGGCGAGCTCGAGGCTGCGGCGCTGCAACGCTATCCGCGCGCGGTGTCGCTGGAGAAGCGGTTCGAGGATCTGCTGCCCGAGGTGACGTTGGGCGTCGACGCCGACGGATTCGCGCAGGTCGCCGCCGCGGGATTGACGCCGCGCCCCGTCCCGACCGTCGGCCTCGACCACCTGCACGACGTCCAGAAGGTGTCGGTGCCCGGCCAGGCGCGTCGGATGGCGGCACTGCTCAGTGCCACGCCGGGACGCTGGCTGAGCTTCCGCGAACTGACCGCGGACTGCGAGAACGGGCTGGAGATCATCGGCAGCTTCCTTGGGTTGCTGGAGCTGTTCCGCGAGCAGGCCATCACCTTCGAGCAGCCCGAGGCTCTCGGGGATCTCGCCGTGATGTGGACCGGGGAGCGCGAGGACACCGAACTGCGCATCGACAAGGCAGAGGACTACGGATGA
- a CDS encoding recombinase family protein has product MALGYARETLGTHALPPQIDALTDAGVDPERIYTDAADRDRAAERRPGMTALLDYARAGDTTVVVGIDRLGRTVGEVMAIAHELAGRRIGLRSLREGIDTDDPAGAMIVAVLASLAELDDPSTRPDRSQPRTLRGSSTAVGRPRALDAEQVARAEQMRAAGESVPRIAQALGVSRATLYRTLAERRSVR; this is encoded by the coding sequence ATCGCGCTCGGCTATGCACGCGAGACCCTCGGCACCCACGCACTCCCCCCGCAGATCGACGCACTCACCGACGCCGGAGTCGATCCTGAACGCATCTACACCGACGCCGCCGACCGTGACCGGGCCGCCGAACGCCGCCCGGGGATGACCGCACTCTTGGATTACGCGAGGGCCGGCGACACCACCGTCGTCGTCGGCATCGATCGTCTGGGCCGCACCGTCGGCGAGGTCATGGCGATCGCACATGAGCTGGCCGGTCGCCGTATCGGCCTACGGTCGCTGCGCGAGGGAATCGACACCGACGATCCGGCCGGCGCGATGATCGTCGCCGTGCTGGCCTCCCTGGCCGAACTCGACGACCCGTCGACTCGGCCCGACCGATCGCAGCCGAGGACGCTGCGCGGGTCGTCGACGGCAGTCGGTCGTCCACGCGCACTCGACGCCGAACAGGTCGCACGTGCCGAACAGATGCGTGCCGCAGGCGAATCCGTGCCGAGGATCGCCCAGGCGCTCGGTGTCAGCCGGGCGACCCTCTACCGCACCCTCGCCGAAAGGCGTTCGGTCCGTTGA
- a CDS encoding methylated-DNA--[protein]-cysteine S-methyltransferase, with amino-acid sequence MSPLREDHDAEQSAALSTPVGTITIAGNGRSIVSVGWRDPAGPVDAASPDPLLREAVRQLRAYFDGKLLVFDIPVDLGTMSESARAVLTTLHEDVPAGETVTYGELARMSGTEVPARGVGTIMGINPLPLVVPCHRVVAGDGLGGYSGGTHGQGLATKRWLLEFEGSLPPTLF; translated from the coding sequence ATGAGCCCACTTCGCGAAGACCACGACGCCGAGCAATCGGCCGCGCTCTCGACGCCGGTCGGAACGATCACGATCGCCGGGAACGGACGGTCGATCGTCTCGGTCGGCTGGCGTGACCCGGCCGGTCCCGTCGACGCAGCCTCCCCCGATCCTCTTCTGAGGGAAGCAGTTCGGCAGCTCCGTGCGTACTTCGACGGAAAACTGCTCGTCTTCGACATCCCGGTCGATCTCGGCACGATGTCCGAGTCGGCCCGCGCTGTCCTCACGACGCTGCATGAGGACGTTCCGGCCGGAGAGACCGTCACCTATGGAGAGCTGGCGAGGATGAGCGGCACCGAGGTGCCGGCGCGAGGCGTCGGAACCATCATGGGCATCAACCCGCTGCCTCTGGTCGTCCCGTGCCATCGCGTCGTCGCCGGCGATGGCCTCGGCGGTTACTCGGGCGGCACCCACGGGCAGGGCCTGGCGACGAAACGCTGGCTGCTCGAATTCGAAGGTTCGCTGCCGCCGACGTTGTTCTGA
- the scpB gene encoding SMC-Scp complex subunit ScpB → MTDITPDPESTDPGPADPEQTTLHGESEYLDDAQLRAALEAVLLVVDTPVTTEELADAVDQDRARVRELLNTMSAELTASGSGIDLRFAGDGWRFYTRAEYAPYVERLLLDGTRSKLTRAALETLAVIAYRQPVTRARVSAIRGVNVDGVIRTLVARGLINEVGHEPQTNATTYATTELFLERLGLASLSELPDLAPLLPDVDLIDDLDEELLADPRFAKLSSQPSDSKDLIIDGGTTTDTQD, encoded by the coding sequence ATGACCGACATCACACCAGACCCGGAGTCGACCGACCCCGGTCCCGCCGACCCGGAGCAGACCACTCTGCACGGCGAGAGCGAGTACCTCGACGACGCGCAGCTGCGGGCGGCGTTGGAGGCGGTGCTGCTCGTCGTCGACACCCCGGTGACCACCGAGGAGCTCGCCGACGCGGTGGATCAGGACCGGGCGCGGGTGCGGGAGCTGCTCAACACGATGTCCGCGGAGCTGACGGCGTCGGGCAGCGGCATCGACCTGCGTTTCGCCGGCGACGGCTGGCGGTTCTACACGCGTGCCGAGTACGCGCCCTACGTGGAGAGATTGCTGCTCGACGGCACGCGTTCCAAGCTCACGCGCGCCGCACTGGAGACGCTCGCGGTGATCGCCTATCGCCAGCCCGTCACCCGTGCGCGGGTCAGCGCGATCCGCGGGGTGAACGTCGACGGCGTGATCCGTACGCTGGTCGCCCGGGGGCTGATCAACGAAGTCGGTCACGAACCGCAGACCAACGCCACCACCTATGCGACCACCGAGTTGTTCCTCGAGCGTCTGGGCCTGGCCTCACTGTCGGAATTGCCTGATCTGGCGCCCCTGCTGCCCGATGTCGACCTCATCGACGACCTCGACGAAGAGCTACTGGCCGATCCCCGATTCGCCAAACTGTCGTCTCAACCGTCAGACTCGAAGGACTTGATCATCGACGGTGGCACCACCACCGACACACAGGACTGA
- a CDS encoding GlsB/YeaQ/YmgE family stress response membrane protein, translated as MLILAIIVFGMVIGALAQVLVGGKNLRTVDWGLAFVAGLVGSFVGGLLISLLSGDGLELRPSGIIGSLVGALLVTAGWIWFKRRSTV; from the coding sequence GTGCTCATCTTGGCAATCATCGTGTTCGGCATGGTCATCGGCGCACTCGCGCAGGTCCTCGTCGGTGGCAAGAACCTGCGGACCGTTGACTGGGGCCTCGCGTTTGTCGCCGGTCTCGTCGGCTCCTTCGTCGGCGGACTTCTCATCAGCCTGCTCTCGGGCGACGGCCTCGAACTCCGTCCCAGCGGTATCATCGGCTCACTCGTGGGTGCCCTGCTGGTGACCGCGGGGTGGATCTGGTTCAAGAGGCGCTCGACGGTCTAG
- a CDS encoding GNAT family N-acetyltransferase — translation MNVHNRARLATPTDAATMADLLDAFNREYDEPSPGPAVLAHRLRELLSGASTFAIVAGDPITSLGLVTIRTNVWLEGGIALLDELYTTPTERSRGLGSAVLTVAVAEAARRGAGEFEIEVDEPDVDAHRFYARHGFPVRNPATGDRAFVLRTELTNP, via the coding sequence GTGAACGTCCACAACCGCGCCCGACTGGCGACACCGACAGACGCAGCGACGATGGCCGACCTGCTGGATGCGTTCAATCGCGAGTACGACGAACCATCGCCCGGACCGGCGGTGCTGGCTCATCGCCTACGCGAGTTGCTCTCCGGCGCTTCCACTTTCGCCATCGTGGCCGGCGACCCGATCACGTCGTTGGGACTGGTCACCATCAGGACCAACGTCTGGCTCGAGGGCGGCATCGCGCTGCTCGACGAGCTGTACACGACGCCCACCGAACGGAGCCGCGGACTCGGCAGTGCGGTCCTGACCGTCGCCGTCGCGGAGGCGGCACGACGGGGTGCCGGTGAGTTCGAGATAGAGGTCGATGAACCAGACGTCGACGCGCACCGCTTCTATGCCCGGCACGGGTTTCCGGTACGAAACCCCGCCACCGGCGACCGCGCTTTCGTCCTGCGCACGGAGCTGACAAACCCGTAA
- the der gene encoding ribosome biogenesis GTPase Der, with protein MSDNYETDLAALPGDGTWSDESDWQLTDVEGGEGAAGVEHMPVLAVVGRPNVGKSTLVNRILGRREAVVEDIPGVTRDRVSYSASWSGRQFTVVDTGGWEPDAKGLQQAVAAQAELAMRTADAIVVVVDATVGATATDEAVARVLRRSKTPVILCANKVDSERLESDTASLWSLGLGEPYPVSAAHGRGAGDLLDVILDRLPETPRERPTLGGPRRVALVGKPNVGKSSLLNKLTGTERSVVDNVAGTTVDPVDELVELGGKPWHFVDTAGLRRKVRTASGHEYYASLRTRSALDAAEVAVLLIDASEPITEQDLRVLSLIIESGRALVIAFNKWDLVDEDRRYQLDKEIDRELARVPWARRVNISASTGRAVQKLVPALESALDSWDKRISTGPLNSWLKDIIAANPPPLRGGRQPRVMFATQASVRPPTFVLFTTGFLEAGYRRFLERRLREEFNFDGSPVRINVRVRDKREQRRKR; from the coding sequence GTGAGCGACAACTACGAGACTGACCTGGCGGCGTTGCCCGGTGACGGTACGTGGTCGGACGAATCCGACTGGCAGCTCACCGATGTCGAGGGCGGCGAGGGCGCTGCCGGTGTCGAGCACATGCCGGTGCTGGCGGTCGTCGGACGCCCGAACGTGGGCAAGTCGACGCTCGTCAACCGCATCCTCGGCCGCCGCGAGGCCGTGGTCGAGGACATCCCCGGTGTGACCCGCGACCGCGTGTCGTACTCGGCGAGCTGGTCGGGACGTCAGTTCACGGTCGTCGACACCGGCGGTTGGGAACCCGACGCCAAGGGCCTGCAGCAGGCCGTCGCCGCGCAGGCCGAACTCGCCATGCGCACCGCCGACGCCATCGTCGTGGTGGTCGACGCGACGGTCGGCGCCACCGCGACCGACGAGGCCGTCGCGCGCGTGCTGCGTCGTTCCAAGACCCCGGTCATTCTGTGCGCCAACAAGGTCGACAGTGAACGGCTCGAGTCCGACACGGCGTCATTGTGGTCGCTGGGTCTCGGTGAGCCGTACCCGGTGTCCGCCGCCCACGGGCGCGGTGCGGGTGATCTCCTCGACGTCATCCTGGACAGGTTGCCCGAGACTCCGCGCGAGCGGCCGACTCTGGGTGGTCCGCGACGCGTGGCGTTGGTCGGTAAGCCCAATGTCGGCAAGAGCTCGCTGCTGAACAAGCTGACCGGCACCGAGCGGTCCGTGGTGGACAACGTCGCCGGCACCACCGTCGACCCGGTCGACGAGCTCGTCGAACTGGGCGGCAAGCCTTGGCATTTCGTCGACACCGCCGGTCTGCGCCGCAAGGTCAGGACCGCGAGCGGGCACGAGTACTACGCCTCGTTGCGGACACGGTCGGCGCTCGACGCCGCCGAAGTGGCCGTTCTGCTGATCGACGCCTCGGAGCCGATCACCGAGCAGGACCTGCGGGTGCTCTCGCTCATCATCGAGAGCGGTCGCGCCCTCGTGATCGCCTTCAACAAGTGGGATCTCGTCGACGAGGACCGCCGCTACCAGTTGGACAAGGAGATCGACCGTGAGCTCGCCCGCGTACCGTGGGCGCGTCGCGTGAACATCTCGGCGTCGACCGGCCGTGCGGTCCAGAAGTTGGTGCCCGCGTTGGAGAGTGCGCTCGACTCGTGGGACAAGCGCATCTCCACCGGCCCGCTGAACAGCTGGCTCAAGGACATCATCGCGGCCAACCCGCCGCCGCTGCGCGGTGGCCGTCAGCCGCGCGTGATGTTCGCGACCCAGGCCTCGGTCCGTCCGCCGACGTTCGTGCTGTTCACCACGGGCTTCCTCGAGGCCGGTTACCGCCGGTTCCTGGAGCGTCGCCTGCGCGAGGAATTCAACTTCGACGGCTCGCCGGTCCGCATCAACGTGCGCGTGCGTGACAAGCGGGAGCAACGCCGCAAGCGCTGA
- a CDS encoding cyclic-phosphate processing receiver domain-containing protein: MKLWVDDLRTPPAGWTWAKTSAEAISLLRRNDVTALSLDHDLGGDDTTRPVVLWMCENDVWPQDIRVHSANPVGVEWLTGMVERYRP; this comes from the coding sequence ATGAAACTGTGGGTCGACGATCTCCGTACACCGCCGGCGGGTTGGACGTGGGCGAAGACGAGCGCCGAGGCGATCTCACTCCTGCGCCGCAACGATGTCACCGCCCTGTCACTTGATCACGACCTCGGCGGTGACGACACGACCCGCCCCGTCGTGCTCTGGATGTGCGAGAACGACGTGTGGCCGCAGGACATCCGCGTCCACAGCGCGAACCCTGTGGGCGTCGAATGGCTCACCGGGATGGTCGAGCGATATCGACCTTGA
- the cmk gene encoding (d)CMP kinase: protein MVAIDGPAGTGKSSVSKLLASKIGASYLDTGAMYRAVTLAVLDAGVALDDPTGIARVASAVDIELIPNDEGSTVLLDGRDVSVPIRTDHVTSAVSAVSAVPEVRTKLVALQRQNAQGRFVVVEGRDIGTVVFPSADVKIFLTATPEARAERRHKQNLASGRESDHAAVLESVNRRDHLDSTRTVSPLRAADDAIVVDTSDKTLSEVLDELSALVETRIGASER from the coding sequence GTGGTGGCCATCGACGGGCCGGCCGGGACAGGCAAATCCTCGGTGTCCAAACTCCTCGCGTCGAAGATCGGCGCAAGTTACCTCGACACCGGTGCGATGTACCGGGCGGTGACCCTTGCGGTGCTCGACGCCGGTGTGGCCCTTGATGATCCGACCGGTATCGCACGGGTGGCAAGCGCGGTGGACATCGAGTTGATCCCCAACGACGAGGGCTCGACGGTCCTCCTCGACGGGCGCGATGTCTCGGTCCCGATCCGCACCGACCACGTCACCAGTGCGGTGTCGGCGGTGTCGGCGGTTCCCGAGGTGCGTACCAAACTCGTTGCGCTGCAGCGGCAGAACGCGCAGGGGCGCTTCGTGGTGGTCGAGGGACGCGACATCGGAACCGTGGTGTTCCCGAGCGCCGACGTCAAGATCTTCCTGACCGCGACGCCGGAGGCACGTGCGGAACGACGCCACAAGCAGAATCTCGCGAGCGGTCGTGAAAGTGATCACGCCGCAGTGCTGGAGAGTGTGAACCGGCGTGACCATCTTGATTCGACGCGCACGGTCTCGCCGTTGCGCGCAGCCGATGACGCCATCGTCGTCGATACCAGTGACAAGACCCTCAGCGAGGTGCTCGACGAACTGAGCGCCCTCGTGGAGACCCGGATCGGAGCATCAGAACGGTGA
- a CDS encoding pseudouridine synthase — protein sequence MASAGRDGTPGRRRKGGPAQQPRTKKTHRKGSSTPNAEVGKVRLNNAKPARHQAPPPDHAEGGGAAYVEDGVRLQKVLAQAGVASRRGAEEMIAAGRVEIDGEIVTEQGLRINPDTAIIRVDGARVIMDETRQYLAFNKPKGWQSTMADDQGRPCVGDVVAERVMAGQRLFHVGRLDADTEGLLLLTNDGELAHRLMHPSFEVPKTYLATLKGEVPRGLARRMREGVELDDGPVTVDKFTVIEVHEGQSLVRITLHEGRNRVVRRMMDEVGFPVVKLVRTHVGSVSLGEQRQGSLRALGSDEVGALYKAVGL from the coding sequence ATGGCATCCGCTGGCCGAGATGGCACACCGGGAAGACGCCGCAAGGGCGGGCCCGCACAACAACCGCGCACCAAGAAGACCCACCGCAAGGGTTCTTCGACACCCAACGCCGAGGTGGGCAAGGTCCGCCTCAACAACGCGAAACCGGCACGTCACCAGGCGCCGCCGCCCGACCACGCCGAAGGCGGGGGAGCGGCCTACGTCGAAGACGGCGTCCGCTTGCAGAAGGTGCTCGCGCAGGCCGGAGTGGCCTCACGACGCGGCGCCGAGGAGATGATCGCGGCAGGCCGTGTCGAGATCGACGGCGAGATCGTCACCGAGCAGGGTCTGCGTATCAATCCCGACACCGCGATCATCCGGGTCGACGGCGCACGCGTGATCATGGACGAGACGCGCCAGTATCTGGCGTTCAACAAGCCCAAGGGCTGGCAGTCGACGATGGCCGACGACCAGGGCAGGCCCTGCGTCGGCGACGTGGTCGCCGAACGTGTGATGGCCGGACAGCGACTGTTCCACGTCGGACGTCTCGACGCCGACACCGAGGGACTGCTGCTGCTGACCAACGACGGCGAGCTCGCTCACCGTCTGATGCACCCCTCCTTCGAGGTTCCCAAGACCTACCTGGCGACCCTGAAGGGCGAGGTCCCGCGCGGACTCGCACGCCGGATGAGGGAAGGCGTCGAGCTCGACGACGGACCGGTCACGGTGGACAAGTTCACGGTGATCGAGGTCCACGAGGGTCAATCGCTGGTCCGCATCACCCTGCACGAGGGTCGTAACCGCGTCGTCCGCCGCATGATGGACGAGGTCGGCTTCCCGGTCGTGAAACTCGTTCGTACGCATGTGGGTTCGGTCTCGCTCGGTGAGCAGCGCCAGGGTAGCCTGCGCGCCCTCGGGAGTGACGAGGTCGGTGCGCTGTACAAGGCGGTCGGACTGTGA
- a CDS encoding LppP/LprE family lipoprotein, which yields MSSSRSRLAAAVVAVSAAMFATTVVPSSASAAPTDSRPAASTSGHGLCLDLGSPEVKRALRVIGPPFRSSASKWVPRRGPRSRSLDRTPACPPLMWAVFDTERGTVSSPVAVLLFRPGKFLGLTNRPTGYTNVSDFSPVSVTVTYRWPRRGDANADPSGGPVSSTFVPVVDRVYRIGALPPGL from the coding sequence ATGTCCAGCAGTCGATCCCGTCTCGCCGCCGCAGTCGTCGCGGTCTCGGCCGCGATGTTCGCAACCACCGTCGTCCCGTCATCTGCCTCGGCAGCGCCCACCGACAGCCGTCCGGCGGCAAGCACGTCCGGCCACGGGCTCTGCCTGGATCTCGGTTCACCCGAGGTCAAGCGAGCACTTCGCGTGATCGGTCCGCCCTTCAGGAGCTCCGCCTCGAAGTGGGTGCCCCGCAGAGGACCGAGGAGCCGTTCGCTGGACCGCACCCCCGCGTGTCCGCCGCTGATGTGGGCCGTATTCGACACGGAGCGCGGCACCGTGTCCTCTCCTGTGGCGGTCCTGCTCTTCCGGCCCGGGAAGTTTCTGGGACTCACGAACCGGCCGACCGGGTACACCAACGTCAGCGACTTCTCCCCGGTCAGCGTGACGGTCACCTACCGATGGCCGCGACGCGGCGACGCGAACGCCGACCCGTCAGGCGGTCCTGTGTCGTCCACCTTCGTGCCGGTTGTCGACCGCGTCTACCGGATCGGCGCTCTTCCACCGGGTCTCTGA
- a CDS encoding ATP-binding protein codes for MVQLTVGSLRDDATTDVLLTAEKFNRHTFWCGQSGSGKTYALGVVLEQLLLNTRLPLLILDPNADFTRLPETRDSTHPDAAAIGASDIRVLHSTRRDQPQLRTRFTELPLAAKAAVLQLDPIADADEYNVLLHADANLTGANLTGANLTGAGTLDEGTYITALRSSDDPGHQRLAKRIENLQVLEWDLWARGELAATDIIDERPQATVLDLGGFAHPAEPKVAALGVLEHLWARRDERRPVLIVIDEAHNICPPLATSAVEQALIDRVVQIAAEGRKFGLWLLLSTQRPTKIHPNVLSQCDNLCLMRMNAPRDLAELADTFGFVSEHMLAESPEFRQGEALFAGGFVPTPTFTQMGPRITEEGGADVAVPLTG; via the coding sequence GTGGTTCAGCTGACAGTGGGAAGCCTCCGAGACGACGCGACGACCGACGTCCTCCTCACCGCGGAGAAGTTCAACCGGCACACCTTCTGGTGTGGCCAGAGCGGATCGGGGAAGACCTACGCGCTCGGAGTGGTGCTCGAACAGTTGCTCCTGAACACTCGACTCCCCCTGCTCATCCTCGATCCGAACGCCGACTTCACCCGGCTGCCGGAGACACGTGACTCCACGCACCCGGACGCCGCCGCGATCGGTGCATCCGACATCCGGGTGTTGCATTCCACCCGACGCGACCAACCACAGTTGCGAACACGGTTCACCGAGCTCCCCCTGGCCGCGAAGGCCGCAGTCCTGCAGCTGGATCCGATCGCCGACGCCGACGAGTACAACGTTCTGCTGCATGCCGATGCCAACCTCACCGGGGCCAACCTCACCGGGGCCAACCTCACCGGCGCCGGCACGCTCGATGAGGGCACATATATCACCGCCCTGCGCTCATCCGACGATCCCGGCCACCAGCGTCTGGCCAAGCGCATCGAGAATCTTCAGGTCCTCGAGTGGGACCTGTGGGCGCGCGGCGAGCTCGCTGCCACCGACATCATCGACGAACGACCCCAGGCGACGGTGCTCGACCTGGGCGGGTTCGCCCATCCGGCCGAACCGAAGGTCGCCGCACTCGGTGTGCTCGAACACCTGTGGGCGCGGCGCGACGAACGCCGCCCGGTCCTCATCGTGATCGACGAGGCCCACAACATCTGCCCGCCGCTGGCAACCAGCGCGGTCGAGCAGGCTCTGATCGATCGCGTCGTGCAGATCGCCGCCGAGGGACGCAAATTCGGTCTCTGGCTGCTGCTGTCGACGCAACGGCCGACGAAGATCCACCCCAACGTGCTGTCCCAGTGCGACAACCTGTGCCTGATGCGGATGAACGCGCCGCGCGATCTGGCCGAACTGGCCGACACCTTCGGTTTCGTCAGCGAGCACATGCTGGCGGAGTCACCCGAATTCCGCCAGGGGGAAGCACTCTTCGCCGGTGGGTTCGTTCCCACACCCACGTTCACACAGATGGGCCCCCGCATCACCGAAGAGGGCGGCGCCGACGTCGCGGTGCCGCTCACCGGCTGA